A single window of Thalassomonas viridans DNA harbors:
- the tkt gene encoding transketolase → MSSRQELANAIRALSMDAVQKAKSGHPGAPMGMADIAEVLWRDFLKHNPADPNWADRDRFILSNGHGSMLIYSLLHLSGYDLPIEELQNFRQLHSKTPGHPEYGYTPGVETTTGPLGAGISNAVGMAIAEKTLAAQFNREGHDIVNHFTYCFLGDGCLMEGISHEACSLAGTLGLGKLIAFWDDNGISIDGHVEGWFSDDTPGRFAAYGWHVISDVDGHDPQAVAKAIEEAKSVTDKPSMICCKTIIGFGSPNKSGSHDCHGAPLGEEEIAAAREFLNWPHAPFEIPADVYAQWNQKEKGQASQQSWNDKFAAYQAAHPELAAEYQRRVIDGELPADFEEKANAFIKECQEKGENIASRKASQNAIEAFGKVLPELLGGSADLAGSNLTLWSGSKGIETDPAGNYIYYGVREFGMSGIMNGVSLHGGFINYGATFMMFMEYARNAVRMSALMGIQNIFVYTHDSIGQGEDGPTHQPIEQLTNLRTTPNMVTWRPCDATESAVAWKAAVERRDGPTSLVFSRQGLPAQARSESQVNDIAKGAYIIKDSQGTPEVILIATGSEVALALAAAEKLSEAGKQVRVVSMPSTNVFDQQSAEYKEQILPSSVTKRVAIEAAHTDFWYKYVGFSGGVVGMTTFGESAPGNALFEHFGFTVDNVINTVNNLG, encoded by the coding sequence ATGTCGTCGCGTCAAGAGTTGGCCAATGCAATCAGAGCCCTTAGCATGGATGCCGTGCAAAAAGCTAAATCAGGTCACCCTGGAGCCCCTATGGGTATGGCGGATATCGCCGAAGTTTTATGGCGTGACTTTTTAAAGCATAACCCGGCAGATCCTAACTGGGCCGACCGCGACCGTTTTATCCTGTCCAACGGTCACGGTTCTATGCTGATCTATTCCCTGCTGCATTTATCCGGTTATGACCTGCCGATTGAAGAACTGCAAAACTTCCGTCAGCTGCATTCTAAAACTCCAGGCCACCCCGAATACGGCTACACCCCGGGTGTAGAAACCACTACCGGCCCGTTAGGCGCAGGTATCTCCAATGCCGTAGGTATGGCCATTGCCGAAAAAACCCTGGCGGCGCAGTTTAACCGTGAAGGCCACGACATCGTTAACCACTTCACTTACTGTTTCTTAGGCGACGGTTGTTTAATGGAAGGTATTTCCCACGAAGCCTGTTCATTGGCCGGTACCTTAGGTCTGGGCAAACTGATTGCTTTTTGGGATGACAACGGCATCTCTATCGACGGCCATGTTGAAGGCTGGTTCAGCGATGATACCCCGGGCCGTTTCGCCGCTTACGGCTGGCACGTGATCAGCGATGTTGACGGTCATGACCCACAAGCGGTTGCCAAGGCAATTGAAGAAGCCAAGTCGGTTACCGACAAGCCGAGCATGATCTGCTGCAAAACCATTATCGGTTTCGGCTCACCCAATAAATCCGGCAGCCACGACTGTCACGGCGCACCTTTAGGCGAGGAAGAAATTGCCGCCGCCCGTGAATTCCTGAACTGGCCACATGCCCCGTTTGAGATCCCTGCCGACGTATACGCCCAGTGGAACCAGAAAGAAAAAGGCCAGGCCAGCCAACAAAGCTGGAACGACAAATTTGCCGCCTACCAGGCTGCCCATCCTGAACTTGCCGCCGAGTACCAGCGCCGCGTGATTGACGGTGAGCTGCCGGCGGACTTCGAAGAAAAAGCCAATGCCTTTATCAAAGAGTGCCAGGAAAAAGGCGAAAACATCGCCTCGCGTAAAGCCTCACAAAATGCCATCGAAGCCTTCGGTAAAGTATTGCCTGAACTGTTAGGCGGCTCAGCGGACCTGGCCGGCTCTAACCTGACCTTATGGTCCGGTTCCAAAGGCATAGAAACCGATCCTGCCGGTAACTACATCTATTACGGTGTACGTGAGTTCGGTATGAGCGGTATCATGAACGGTGTTTCCCTGCACGGCGGTTTCATCAACTACGGCGCCACTTTCATGATGTTTATGGAATATGCCCGTAATGCCGTACGTATGTCGGCCCTGATGGGTATCCAGAATATCTTCGTTTATACCCATGACAGCATAGGTCAGGGTGAAGACGGCCCTACTCACCAGCCGATCGAGCAGCTAACCAACTTAAGAACCACACCAAACATGGTCACCTGGCGCCCTTGTGATGCCACTGAGTCTGCCGTTGCCTGGAAAGCTGCGGTAGAGCGCCGTGACGGCCCTACGTCATTGGTATTCAGCCGTCAGGGTCTGCCTGCGCAGGCACGCTCTGAAAGCCAGGTAAACGATATTGCCAAAGGCGCTTACATCATCAAAGACAGCCAGGGTACGCCTGAGGTGATCTTAATTGCCACCGGCTCTGAAGTTGCACTGGCGCTGGCTGCCGCGGAAAAACTTAGCGAAGCGGGCAAGCAGGTGCGCGTGGTTTCCATGCCGTCTACCAATGTCTTCGACCAGCAAAGCGCGGAATATAAAGAGCAGATCTTGCCTTCATCCGTTACCAAGCGTGTTGCCATTGAAGCCGCCCATACCGATTTCTGGTATAAATATGTCGGCTTCTCAGGTGGCGTTGTCGGTATGACCACTTTCGGTGAGTCTGCACCGGGCAATGCCCTGTTCGAGCACTTCGGCTTTACCGTAGACAATGTTATTAACACAGTAAACAACCTGGGTTAA
- the epd gene encoding erythrose-4-phosphate dehydrogenase codes for MPINIAINGFGRIGRSIVRALYENGRNQEFNLVAINELATPEGIAHLLKYDSTHGRFSFAVEQTPQGLIIAGDEVKLTHIDSLDQLNWQALDVDIVLDCTGKYGSQAEGQQHIQAGAKKVLFSHPGAQDVDATVIYGINHQQLEAEHKVVSNGSCTTNCVVPVIKVIDDAFGVESGTITTIHSSMHDQQVIDAYHSDLRRTRAASQSIIPVDTKLAVGIERILPQFSGRFEAIAVRVPTLNVTAMDLSLTLNTDVTIDDINNAIQYAQTNGLSGILGYTEEPLVSIDFNHDPHSCIVDGNQTRVSHKRLVKLLIWCDNEWGFANRMLDTAEVMGHAL; via the coding sequence ATGCCCATAAATATTGCCATCAATGGTTTTGGCCGCATCGGCCGCAGCATTGTCAGAGCTCTCTATGAAAATGGCCGCAATCAGGAGTTCAACCTGGTGGCGATCAATGAACTGGCAACGCCTGAAGGCATCGCCCATTTATTAAAATATGACTCTACCCATGGCAGGTTTTCCTTTGCCGTGGAGCAAACCCCGCAGGGACTGATCATCGCCGGGGATGAGGTCAAGCTTACCCATATAGACTCGCTGGACCAGCTAAACTGGCAAGCACTCGATGTCGATATCGTACTGGATTGCACCGGCAAATACGGCTCCCAGGCCGAAGGCCAGCAACATATTCAGGCGGGGGCGAAAAAGGTGCTGTTTTCACATCCCGGCGCCCAGGATGTCGACGCCACGGTGATTTACGGCATCAACCACCAGCAGCTGGAGGCTGAGCATAAAGTGGTTTCCAACGGCTCCTGCACCACCAATTGCGTGGTGCCTGTGATCAAGGTGATAGACGATGCCTTTGGCGTAGAAAGCGGCACCATCACCACCATACATTCTTCCATGCATGATCAGCAGGTTATCGACGCCTACCACAGCGACCTGCGCCGTACTCGGGCGGCAAGCCAGTCCATTATCCCGGTGGATACCAAGCTGGCGGTCGGCATAGAGCGTATTCTGCCCCAGTTTTCCGGGCGTTTTGAGGCGATAGCGGTGCGGGTGCCGACCTTAAATGTCACCGCGATGGATTTAAGTTTAACCCTGAACACGGATGTCACCATAGATGACATCAACAACGCCATCCAGTATGCCCAGACCAACGGCCTGTCGGGGATTTTAGGCTACACGGAGGAGCCCTTGGTCTCCATTGATTTTAATCACGACCCCCATTCCTGTATCGTTGACGGCAACCAGACCCGGGTCAGCCACAAACGCCTGGTAAAATTATTGATCTGGTGCGATAACGAATGGGGCTTTGCCAACCGCATGTTAGATACAGCAGAGGTCATGGGCCATGCGCTTTAA
- a CDS encoding phosphoglycerate kinase, with product MSVIKMTDLALAGQRVLIREDLNVPVKDGKISSDARLKAALPTIKLALEAGAKVMVMSHLGRPTEGEFNSEFSLQPVVDYLAAALNYPVRLVTDYLDGVEIGAGELVIFENIRFNKGEKSNDDALAKKLAALCDVFVMDAFGTAHRAQASTHGVAKYAPTACAGPLLAGELDALAKALDNPARPLVAIVGGSKVSTKLTVLESLAGVVDQLVVGGGIANTFIAAQGHGIGKSLYEADLVAEAQRLTKQAQDNNGDIPVPSDVVVGQEFSESAVATLKKVSDVSGDDMIFDIGPDSAQALADIIAKAGTIVWNGPVGVFEFDQFGKGTEIIARAIADSSAFSIAGGGDTLAAVDKYDIADKVSYISTGGGAFLEFLEGKKLPAVEILEQRAKQ from the coding sequence ATGTCTGTCATTAAAATGACTGATCTGGCGCTGGCCGGTCAACGGGTACTGATCCGTGAAGATCTGAACGTACCAGTAAAAGACGGCAAAATCAGCTCAGATGCCCGTTTAAAAGCGGCATTGCCCACCATCAAACTGGCGCTTGAAGCCGGTGCCAAAGTAATGGTGATGTCTCACCTGGGCCGCCCTACCGAAGGTGAGTTCAACAGCGAGTTTTCCCTGCAACCTGTAGTGGACTACCTGGCGGCGGCATTAAATTACCCGGTGCGCCTGGTGACAGATTATTTAGACGGCGTTGAAATCGGCGCCGGCGAGCTGGTGATCTTTGAAAACATCCGCTTTAACAAAGGCGAAAAAAGTAACGACGATGCTTTGGCGAAAAAACTTGCCGCCCTGTGTGATGTCTTCGTGATGGACGCTTTCGGCACCGCCCACCGCGCCCAGGCCAGTACCCATGGCGTTGCCAAATATGCTCCCACCGCCTGTGCCGGTCCGCTACTGGCGGGTGAGCTCGATGCCCTGGCCAAGGCCCTGGACAACCCGGCCCGTCCTTTAGTGGCGATCGTCGGTGGTTCAAAAGTTTCCACTAAGTTAACCGTACTGGAATCCCTGGCCGGTGTTGTTGACCAGCTGGTGGTTGGCGGCGGTATCGCCAATACCTTTATTGCCGCCCAGGGCCATGGCATAGGTAAATCCCTGTATGAAGCGGATTTGGTCGCCGAAGCCCAGCGCCTGACCAAACAGGCGCAGGATAATAACGGCGATATCCCGGTACCGAGCGATGTTGTCGTCGGCCAGGAGTTTTCCGAAAGCGCCGTTGCAACCCTGAAAAAGGTTAGCGATGTCTCTGGTGACGACATGATCTTTGATATCGGCCCGGATTCGGCCCAGGCGCTGGCGGACATTATCGCCAAAGCCGGTACTATCGTCTGGAACGGCCCGGTAGGGGTATTTGAGTTTGACCAGTTCGGTAAAGGCACCGAAATCATAGCCCGCGCCATTGCCGACAGCAGCGCCTTTTCCATCGCCGGCGGCGGCGATACCTTAGCCGCGGTGGATAAATATGATATTGCCGATAAAGTTTCTTATATCTCTACCGGCGGCGGCGCTTTCCTGGAATTCCTCGAAGGCAAAAAGCTGCCTGCGGTGGAAATCCTGGAGCAGCGCGCAAAGCAATAG
- a CDS encoding fructose bisphosphate aldolase has product MAIADMLEKVKNQDGFIAALDQSGGSTPKALRLYGISEDEYQGDNEMFDLVHQMRTRIITSDVFNGERILGAILFENTLDREIAGLNSSAYLWQKKNVVPFLKVDKGLLAEENGVQLMKDIPDLAGLLDKANAQQVFGTKMRSVIKLANEQGIRALVEQQFSIGKEILAKGLTPIIEPEVDIHSPEKAAAENLLKAALLAQLDALPGDKPVMLKLTLPESDDFYRECIEHPKVLKVVALSGGYTRAEANEKVQANHGMIASFSRALTEGLSQKQTDQDFKAALDNAIESIFQASKT; this is encoded by the coding sequence ATGGCTATAGCTGATATGCTGGAAAAAGTAAAAAACCAGGATGGTTTCATCGCCGCCCTCGACCAAAGCGGCGGCAGCACCCCCAAAGCCCTGCGCCTGTACGGCATTAGTGAAGACGAATACCAGGGAGATAACGAAATGTTCGACCTGGTGCACCAGATGCGTACCCGCATCATCACCAGTGACGTCTTTAACGGCGAGCGGATCTTAGGCGCTATCTTGTTTGAAAACACCCTGGACCGGGAAATTGCCGGTTTAAACAGCTCAGCCTACCTGTGGCAGAAAAAAAATGTCGTGCCCTTTCTCAAGGTCGATAAAGGCCTGCTTGCGGAAGAAAACGGCGTGCAGCTGATGAAGGACATCCCGGATCTGGCCGGGCTGCTGGATAAGGCCAACGCGCAGCAGGTCTTCGGCACCAAGATGCGCTCGGTGATCAAACTCGCCAACGAGCAGGGTATCAGAGCCCTGGTAGAACAGCAGTTTAGTATTGGCAAAGAAATCCTGGCCAAGGGACTGACGCCTATCATAGAACCGGAAGTGGACATCCACAGCCCGGAAAAAGCGGCGGCGGAAAACTTACTCAAAGCCGCACTGCTGGCACAACTCGATGCCCTGCCCGGCGACAAGCCTGTGATGCTGAAACTGACTTTACCCGAGTCCGACGATTTTTACCGCGAATGTATCGAGCATCCCAAGGTACTGAAAGTGGTCGCCCTTTCCGGCGGTTATACCCGGGCCGAGGCCAATGAAAAAGTGCAGGCGAACCATGGCATGATTGCCAGTTTTTCCCGGGCACTGACGGAAGGACTGAGCCAAAAACAAACGGATCAGGACTTTAAGGCGGCACTTGATAATGCCATAGAAAGTATTTTTCAGGCATCTAAGACCTGA